A part of Limihaloglobus sulfuriphilus genomic DNA contains:
- a CDS encoding prepilin-type N-terminal cleavage/methylation domain-containing protein: MFYSAEKKSKGFTLIELLVVISIIALLMAIMLPSLQKARDLARRAVCSSNLKQVGLGYHMYCSENNSKMPLLFAMWQPEIADYYNAERKEYAGWYDSDILMPYIQGHKRNKSGDWDRNVAYCPQNRNQVQKIGEEILDENDWAGMRTGYSSNIHLQAARVKSPPPGRGYVWKKPTLAKIGQHAQTPLIYCYYFDWNEMKSKYPSIAGRTSVVRPGCVPGQSTNFYSFGFEEGVTSVHGNSSNFLFLDGHVEPVRKMDSWRDYREKFEWHGHNGIPSY; the protein is encoded by the coding sequence ATGTTTTATTCCGCTGAAAAAAAATCAAAAGGCTTCACTTTGATTGAGCTTCTTGTAGTTATATCGATAATCGCTTTGCTGATGGCGATCATGCTTCCTTCGCTGCAAAAGGCAAGAGATCTTGCCAGACGTGCTGTCTGTTCATCAAATCTCAAGCAGGTTGGTCTGGGCTATCACATGTACTGCTCGGAGAATAATTCCAAGATGCCTCTGTTGTTCGCTATGTGGCAGCCGGAAATAGCCGACTATTATAACGCCGAGCGTAAGGAATATGCCGGCTGGTATGACAGTGATATATTGATGCCGTACATACAGGGACACAAACGTAATAAGAGCGGCGACTGGGACAGAAATGTTGCTTATTGCCCTCAAAACAGAAACCAGGTACAGAAGATAGGTGAAGAGATTCTTGACGAGAACGATTGGGCCGGTATGCGTACAGGTTATTCCTCTAACATCCATTTACAGGCAGCCAGGGTGAAATCTCCGCCGCCGGGCAGAGGGTATGTCTGGAAAAAGCCGACATTGGCTAAGATTGGCCAACATGCCCAGACTCCGCTGATATACTGTTATTACTTTGACTGGAATGAAATGAAGAGCAAATACCCCTCGATAGCAGGCAGGACTTCGGTTGTACGTCCCGGGTGTGTGCCCGGGCAGTCAACAAATTTCTATTCGTTTGGATTCGAAGAGGGCGTAACCAGTGTTCACGGCAACAGTTCAAACTTTCTCTTCTTAGACGGCCATGTTGAACCTGTAAGAAAAATGGATTCATGGAGAGATTACAGAGAGAAATTCGAGTGGCACGGCCATAATGGGATTCCTTCATATTAA
- a CDS encoding PEP-CTERM sorting domain-containing protein yields the protein MLKRKNALALIVITCCISFSSGAVIWSEDFSGINDAVQTDPAWNGEAGLLESRNGLIKASDTKDDGSPAAFTTASYSVDGAVYTTVPQTNNYTLTGNVIDYANSTDRNNRNYVRIEANYNTSTHEKISNGWGLRLERFTAGHNSIYIYNPAGERVKELYIGVNSQVLHIPFEFKRTGDNVEITYGDLTYSATDTYNPDNDQLSLYFWVQGYGSGYTETGWSDFQMVPEPATMAIFALGGLFVSSRRKK from the coding sequence ATGTTAAAAAGAAAAAACGCACTAGCTTTGATAGTAATTACTTGCTGCATATCTTTTTCGAGCGGAGCGGTAATCTGGTCAGAGGATTTCAGCGGAATAAATGACGCGGTACAAACTGATCCTGCGTGGAACGGTGAAGCTGGCCTACTCGAATCAAGAAATGGGTTGATTAAGGCTTCTGACACAAAAGATGACGGCAGTCCGGCAGCATTCACAACTGCTTCATACAGTGTTGACGGGGCTGTTTATACCACGGTTCCGCAAACAAATAATTACACCTTAACCGGAAATGTTATTGATTATGCAAACTCAACAGATCGGAATAATCGTAATTATGTCAGGATTGAGGCAAATTATAATACTTCGACTCATGAGAAGATTTCAAACGGCTGGGGATTGAGGCTTGAAAGGTTTACGGCAGGTCACAACAGTATATATATTTACAATCCCGCAGGCGAGAGAGTAAAGGAACTATACATAGGGGTTAACTCTCAGGTACTGCATATTCCTTTTGAATTCAAAAGGACTGGCGATAACGTAGAGATAACCTATGGCGATCTCACCTATTCAGCAACTGACACGTATAATCCGGATAATGATCAGTTATCTCTATATTTTTGGGTTCAGGGTTACGGTTCAGGCTATACTGAAACAGGATGGAGCGATTTCCAGATGGTTCCCGAACCGGCAACCATGGCGATTTTCGCTCTCGGCGGCCTATTCGTTAGTTCACGCCGTAAGAAATAA
- a CDS encoding glycoside hydrolase family 26 protein, with product MNKTLQISAILFLANSLVLAAQKEFTTYGNISVGKFYTFNQEPFYSFPDVWPNKWTDGTKLTNETFNEAAFSQEEWLGWQSGSIPVEIVIDLGKSYNIDTVKLHTCSQTGLQIHYPDSVDIWTKAQTEQDWLKLGQIPGREDTEAFTESWFELNTDYTPARYVMLSISAPADKLFLIDEVEIYGNIISKWKHVPDYGMYQGAFAVEEHGWWDVSHYEEQVNKTCSMILWYHQLNPNESKSTFSGTLASLWTNPSWLGKDIVGEKYLTIGWLPSWSTAEDIARGIDGYDEHLEQWFIESIDYSLRYGNSDPIWLRPMNEMNGGWTFPNKGHEDECWGGDQLNYRRAWRRLYNIAEQVGAADKHIFLWSPNGYTYAGEEHYPDNYYPGDQYVDWIGISLYTPGDIPYPNAIISGTGGAGTFDFYGTWPHKPMMISEGAWRPDSTADGQRWLNEWFDIPQNFPRIKSAIWFNGDRKIDTFSPEMVDLYRQRLSEPEFLANPAAGRIDLNSDGIISFDDLAPLFSDWKEPWIKNFRDNLLNCPEGALILNPNWVAAADCDAEDAWTVETGEFNGPAAKISRLPAGQTADLFTRLPSSEHYRISGKIANRDEFANPYCSSFLRIYFGAYLTKDKTVGLDGFCVEIYRNAFGSSSWADGFRIRDEQGVSLVSNYLGKLSRPYEVPFVFERTGDNVYISIGEDSQKIEQHIVNEFDPNNSALRFYHTSLGPEPSDSWVITDLEVLSNAGLADINGDRILDYTDLVIFSEKWLQKEWN from the coding sequence ATGAATAAAACTTTACAGATTTCAGCAATACTTTTCCTGGCAAACAGTCTTGTCTTAGCCGCTCAAAAAGAGTTCACCACCTACGGAAACATCAGCGTTGGAAAGTTTTATACTTTTAATCAGGAGCCATTCTATTCGTTTCCTGATGTATGGCCCAATAAATGGACTGATGGAACAAAGCTGACCAATGAGACGTTCAATGAGGCTGCTTTTTCGCAGGAAGAATGGTTAGGCTGGCAATCAGGATCAATCCCTGTCGAGATAGTCATAGATTTGGGCAAGAGCTATAACATAGATACAGTTAAACTGCATACCTGCAGCCAAACCGGCTTGCAAATTCATTACCCCGATTCAGTGGATATATGGACAAAGGCACAAACAGAGCAGGACTGGCTCAAGCTCGGTCAGATACCCGGCCGGGAAGACACAGAGGCTTTCACCGAAAGCTGGTTCGAACTTAACACGGACTATACTCCGGCCAGGTATGTCATGCTGTCAATATCCGCCCCTGCCGACAAGTTGTTTCTAATTGACGAGGTCGAAATATACGGCAATATCATCAGCAAATGGAAGCATGTACCTGATTACGGCATGTATCAGGGAGCTTTTGCTGTTGAAGAGCACGGCTGGTGGGATGTTTCTCATTACGAAGAACAGGTAAACAAAACCTGCTCGATGATTCTGTGGTATCACCAGTTAAATCCAAATGAATCAAAAAGCACCTTTTCCGGCACACTGGCCTCTTTATGGACAAATCCGTCATGGCTTGGCAAAGATATTGTTGGAGAGAAGTACCTTACCATCGGCTGGCTGCCCAGCTGGAGCACTGCGGAAGATATTGCCCGCGGCATAGACGGCTACGATGAGCATTTGGAACAATGGTTTATCGAAAGTATAGATTATTCACTTAGATACGGCAATTCAGACCCCATCTGGCTGCGGCCGATGAATGAGATGAACGGCGGCTGGACATTCCCCAACAAAGGCCATGAGGATGAATGCTGGGGCGGCGACCAGTTGAACTACAGAAGAGCATGGAGAAGGCTTTACAATATCGCTGAGCAGGTAGGCGCCGCGGATAAACATATCTTTTTGTGGTCGCCAAACGGCTACACATACGCCGGAGAAGAACACTACCCTGACAATTATTACCCGGGAGATCAATATGTTGACTGGATCGGTATCAGCCTTTACACGCCCGGAGATATACCATATCCCAACGCCATCATCAGCGGCACCGGCGGAGCAGGAACGTTTGACTTTTATGGTACATGGCCGCACAAACCAATGATGATCTCTGAAGGCGCATGGCGACCCGACAGCACCGCAGATGGGCAGCGATGGCTCAACGAATGGTTTGATATACCGCAAAACTTCCCGCGTATAAAGTCGGCTATCTGGTTTAATGGCGACCGGAAAATCGATACATTTTCGCCGGAAATGGTTGATTTATATAGGCAAAGACTAAGCGAGCCGGAGTTTCTGGCCAACCCTGCCGCCGGCCGTATCGATCTAAATTCCGATGGCATAATAAGTTTTGACGATTTAGCACCCCTGTTTTCCGATTGGAAAGAACCGTGGATTAAAAACTTTAGAGATAATTTGCTTAACTGCCCTGAAGGTGCTTTAATTCTAAATCCAAATTGGGTTGCCGCCGCAGATTGCGACGCAGAAGATGCCTGGACGGTTGAAACCGGCGAGTTTAACGGCCCTGCTGCCAAAATCAGCCGGCTGCCGGCAGGTCAGACTGCTGACCTGTTCACAAGGCTTCCCTCCTCAGAGCACTACAGAATCAGCGGCAAAATAGCAAATCGCGATGAGTTTGCAAACCCTTACTGCAGCAGTTTTCTGCGAATTTACTTTGGGGCTTACCTGACAAAGGACAAAACAGTGGGCCTGGACGGCTTCTGTGTCGAGATCTACAGAAATGCTTTCGGCTCTTCATCATGGGCCGACGGCTTCAGAATCCGCGATGAGCAGGGAGTAAGTCTTGTAAGCAATTATCTGGGCAAATTAAGCCGCCCTTACGAGGTACCCTTTGTATTTGAACGTACCGGTGATAATGTCTATATTTCTATCGGAGAAGATTCACAAAAAATAGAACAGCATATAGTTAATGAATTCGATCCGAATAATTCTGCTCTGAGATTCTATCATACATCATTAGGCCCGGAGCCATCTGACAGCTGGGTTATAACCGATCTGGAAGTACTTTCAAATGCCGGATTAGCTGATATCAACGGAGACAGGATTCTTGACTATACGGATTTGGTGATTTTTTCTGAAAAA